One stretch of Xiphophorus hellerii strain 12219 chromosome 21, Xiphophorus_hellerii-4.1, whole genome shotgun sequence DNA includes these proteins:
- the LOC116712385 gene encoding poly(U)-binding-splicing factor PUF60 isoform X6 — translation MAVTNTAGGEALTMENGQGTGSKLGLPPLTPEQQEALQRAKKYAMEQSIKSVLVKQTIAHQQQQLTNLQVAAQRQRALAIMCRVYVGSIYYELGEDTIRQAFAPFGPIKSIDMSWDSVTMKHKGFAFVEYDVPEAAQLALEQMNSVMLGGRNIKVGRPSNIGQAQPIIDQLAEEARAYNRIYVASVHPDLSDDDIKSVFEAFGRIKSCTLARDPTSGRHRGFGFIEYEKPQSALDAVSSMNLFDLGGQYLRVGKAVTPPMPLLTPTTPGGLPPAAAVAAAAATAKITAQEAVAGASVLGALAAPQLLGQQIGLPQAVMAAQAPGVITGVTPVRPPIPVIPQVGLVNPVLASPPVLSNQAGGSNQQEKKEEKEETLQDGTGQEMLSDQEHMSISGSSARHMVMQKLLRKSESTVMVLRNMVGPEDIDDDLEGEVTEECGKFGTVNRVIIYQEKQGEEEDADIIVKIFVEFSAASEMNKAIQALNDRWFGGRKVVAEVYDQDRFNSSDLSA, via the exons ATGGCGGTTACGAACACTGCG GGAGGTGAAGCTCTGACGATGGAGAATGGACAAGGCACAGGCTCCAAGCTTGGCCTACCGCCTCTTACCCCAGAGCAGCAGGAGGCACTACAAAGG GCGAAGAAGTATGCCATGGAACAAAGCATTAAGAGTGTGTTGGTGAAGCAGACCATtgcacatcagcagcagcagctcaccAATCTGCAG GTGGCAGCTCAGCGGCAACGTGCGCTAGCGATCATGTGTCGGGTGTACGTGGGCTCCATATACTATGAGCTCGGAGAGGATACCATCAGACAAGCCTTTGCCCCCTTCGGTCCGATCAAGAGCATTGACATGTCTTGGGATTCGGTTACAATGAAGCATAAG GGCTTCGCCTTTGTGGAGTACGACGTGCCAGAAGCTGCTCAGCTAGCTCTGGAACAGATGAACTCGGTCATGTTAGGAGGGCGAAACATTAAG GTTGGGCGGCCAAGTAACATCGGTCAGGCGCAACCCATCATCGACCAGCTGGCAGAGGAGGCACGTGCCTACAACCGGATCTACGTAGCGTCAGTCCACCCGGACCTGTCGGACGACGACATCAAGAGCGTGTTTGAGGCCTTCGGAAGGATTAAATCGTGCACGTTAGCTAGAGACCCCACATCAGGGCGACACAGGGGCTTTGGCTTCATTG AGTATGAAAAGCCTCAGTCAGCCCTGGATGCGGTGTCCTCTATGAATCTTTTTGACCTGGGTGGTCAGTACTTGCGAGTCGGCAAAGCAGTGACTCCACCGATGCCGCTATTGACCCCCACAACCCCGGGTGGGCTGCCACCTGCTGCGGCTGTAGCTGCAGCGGCAGCTACGGCTAAGATAACGGCCCAG GAGGCGGTAGCTGGCGCGTCAGTTTTGGGGGCGTTGGCAGCACCACAGCTTCTTGGACAGCAGATAGGATTACCTCAGGCTGTTATGGCTGCACAGGCACCAGGTGTTATCACAG GTGTGACTCCAGTTCGTCCTCCCATACCCGTGATTCCCCAAGTTGGTCTAGTGAACCCGGTGCTCGCATCACCGCCTGTGCTGTCTAACCAAGCCGGCGGCTCGAACCaacaggagaagaaggaggagaaagaggagacgCTTCAGGATGGCACAGGCCAGGAGATGCTAAGTGACCAGGAGCACATGAGCATCTCGGGGAGCAGTGCCAGGCACATGGTGATGCAGAAGTTGCTCAGAAAATCCGAG TCCACGGTGATGGTGCTTCGAAACATGGTTGGACCAGAGGACATCGACGACGACCTGGAGGGCGAGGTGACGGAGGAGTGCGGGAAGTTTGGCACCGTCAACAGAGTCATCATCTACCAGGAGAAgcaaggagaggaggaagacgcAGACATCATAGTCAAAATCTTTGTAGAGTTTTCCGCCGCCTCCGAGATGAACAAAGCTATCCAAGCCCTGAACGACCGCTGGTTCGGAGGCCGTAAAGTTGTTGCAGAGGTGTATGACCAAGACCGTTTTAACAGCAGTGACCTTTCAGCATAA
- the LOC116712385 gene encoding poly(U)-binding-splicing factor PUF60 isoform X3, which produces MAVTNTAGGEALTMENGQGTGSKLGLPPLTPEQQEALQRAKKYAMEQSIKSVLVKQTIAHQQQQLTNLQMAAVTMGFGDPLSPLQSVAAQRQRALAIMCRVYVGSIYYELGEDTIRQAFAPFGPIKSIDMSWDSVTMKHKGFAFVEYDVPEAAQLALEQMNSVMLGGRNIKVGRPSNIGQAQPIIDQLAEEARAYNRIYVASVHPDLSDDDIKSVFEAFGRIKSCTLARDPTSGRHRGFGFIEYEKPQSALDAVSSMNLFDLGGQYLRVGKAVTPPMPLLTPTTPGGLPPAAAVAAAAATAKITAQEAVAGASVLGALAAPQLLGQQIGLPQAVMAAQAPGVITGVTPVRPPIPVIPQVGLVNPVLASPPVLSNQAGGSNQQEKKEEKEETLQDGTGQEMLSDQEHMSISGSSARHMVMQKLLRKSESTVMVLRNMVGPEDIDDDLEGEVTEECGKFGTVNRVIIYQEKQGEEEDADIIVKIFVEFSAASEMNKAIQALNDRWFGGRKVVAEVYDQDRFNSSDLSA; this is translated from the exons ATGGCGGTTACGAACACTGCG GGAGGTGAAGCTCTGACGATGGAGAATGGACAAGGCACAGGCTCCAAGCTTGGCCTACCGCCTCTTACCCCAGAGCAGCAGGAGGCACTACAAAGG GCGAAGAAGTATGCCATGGAACAAAGCATTAAGAGTGTGTTGGTGAAGCAGACCATtgcacatcagcagcagcagctcaccAATCTGCAG ATGGCAGCAGTGACAATGGGCTTTGGAGATCCTCTCTCACCTTTACAATCG GTGGCAGCTCAGCGGCAACGTGCGCTAGCGATCATGTGTCGGGTGTACGTGGGCTCCATATACTATGAGCTCGGAGAGGATACCATCAGACAAGCCTTTGCCCCCTTCGGTCCGATCAAGAGCATTGACATGTCTTGGGATTCGGTTACAATGAAGCATAAG GGCTTCGCCTTTGTGGAGTACGACGTGCCAGAAGCTGCTCAGCTAGCTCTGGAACAGATGAACTCGGTCATGTTAGGAGGGCGAAACATTAAG GTTGGGCGGCCAAGTAACATCGGTCAGGCGCAACCCATCATCGACCAGCTGGCAGAGGAGGCACGTGCCTACAACCGGATCTACGTAGCGTCAGTCCACCCGGACCTGTCGGACGACGACATCAAGAGCGTGTTTGAGGCCTTCGGAAGGATTAAATCGTGCACGTTAGCTAGAGACCCCACATCAGGGCGACACAGGGGCTTTGGCTTCATTG AGTATGAAAAGCCTCAGTCAGCCCTGGATGCGGTGTCCTCTATGAATCTTTTTGACCTGGGTGGTCAGTACTTGCGAGTCGGCAAAGCAGTGACTCCACCGATGCCGCTATTGACCCCCACAACCCCGGGTGGGCTGCCACCTGCTGCGGCTGTAGCTGCAGCGGCAGCTACGGCTAAGATAACGGCCCAG GAGGCGGTAGCTGGCGCGTCAGTTTTGGGGGCGTTGGCAGCACCACAGCTTCTTGGACAGCAGATAGGATTACCTCAGGCTGTTATGGCTGCACAGGCACCAGGTGTTATCACAG GTGTGACTCCAGTTCGTCCTCCCATACCCGTGATTCCCCAAGTTGGTCTAGTGAACCCGGTGCTCGCATCACCGCCTGTGCTGTCTAACCAAGCCGGCGGCTCGAACCaacaggagaagaaggaggagaaagaggagacgCTTCAGGATGGCACAGGCCAGGAGATGCTAAGTGACCAGGAGCACATGAGCATCTCGGGGAGCAGTGCCAGGCACATGGTGATGCAGAAGTTGCTCAGAAAATCCGAG TCCACGGTGATGGTGCTTCGAAACATGGTTGGACCAGAGGACATCGACGACGACCTGGAGGGCGAGGTGACGGAGGAGTGCGGGAAGTTTGGCACCGTCAACAGAGTCATCATCTACCAGGAGAAgcaaggagaggaggaagacgcAGACATCATAGTCAAAATCTTTGTAGAGTTTTCCGCCGCCTCCGAGATGAACAAAGCTATCCAAGCCCTGAACGACCGCTGGTTCGGAGGCCGTAAAGTTGTTGCAGAGGTGTATGACCAAGACCGTTTTAACAGCAGTGACCTTTCAGCATAA
- the LOC116712385 gene encoding poly(U)-binding-splicing factor PUF60 isoform X5 → MAVTNTAGGEALTMENGQGTGSKLGLPPLTPEQQEALQRAKKYAMEQSIKSVLVKQTIAHQQQQLTNLQVAAQRQRALAIMCRVYVGSIYYELGEDTIRQAFAPFGPIKSIDMSWDSVTMKHKGFAFVEYDVPEAAQLALEQMNSVMLGGRNIKVGRPSNIGQAQPIIDQLAEEARAYNRIYVASVHPDLSDDDIKSVFEAFGRIKSCTLARDPTSGRHRGFGFIEYEKPQSALDAVSSMNLFDLGGQYLRVGKAVTPPMPLLTPTTPGGLPPAAAVAAAAATAKITAQASINPFQRDLMAFQEAVAGASVLGALAAPQLLGQQIGLPQAVMAAQAPGVITGVTPVRPPIPVIPQVGLVNPVLASPPVLSNQAGGSNQQEKKEEKEETLQDGTGQEMLSDQEHMSISGSSARHMVMQKLLRKSESTVMVLRNMVGPEDIDDDLEGEVTEECGKFGTVNRVIIYQEKQGEEEDADIIVKIFVEFSAASEMNKAIQALNDRWFGGRKVVAEVYDQDRFNSSDLSA, encoded by the exons ATGGCGGTTACGAACACTGCG GGAGGTGAAGCTCTGACGATGGAGAATGGACAAGGCACAGGCTCCAAGCTTGGCCTACCGCCTCTTACCCCAGAGCAGCAGGAGGCACTACAAAGG GCGAAGAAGTATGCCATGGAACAAAGCATTAAGAGTGTGTTGGTGAAGCAGACCATtgcacatcagcagcagcagctcaccAATCTGCAG GTGGCAGCTCAGCGGCAACGTGCGCTAGCGATCATGTGTCGGGTGTACGTGGGCTCCATATACTATGAGCTCGGAGAGGATACCATCAGACAAGCCTTTGCCCCCTTCGGTCCGATCAAGAGCATTGACATGTCTTGGGATTCGGTTACAATGAAGCATAAG GGCTTCGCCTTTGTGGAGTACGACGTGCCAGAAGCTGCTCAGCTAGCTCTGGAACAGATGAACTCGGTCATGTTAGGAGGGCGAAACATTAAG GTTGGGCGGCCAAGTAACATCGGTCAGGCGCAACCCATCATCGACCAGCTGGCAGAGGAGGCACGTGCCTACAACCGGATCTACGTAGCGTCAGTCCACCCGGACCTGTCGGACGACGACATCAAGAGCGTGTTTGAGGCCTTCGGAAGGATTAAATCGTGCACGTTAGCTAGAGACCCCACATCAGGGCGACACAGGGGCTTTGGCTTCATTG AGTATGAAAAGCCTCAGTCAGCCCTGGATGCGGTGTCCTCTATGAATCTTTTTGACCTGGGTGGTCAGTACTTGCGAGTCGGCAAAGCAGTGACTCCACCGATGCCGCTATTGACCCCCACAACCCCGGGTGGGCTGCCACCTGCTGCGGCTGTAGCTGCAGCGGCAGCTACGGCTAAGATAACGGCCCAGGCAAGTATAAATCCCTTCCAAAGGGATTTAATGGCCTTCCAG GAGGCGGTAGCTGGCGCGTCAGTTTTGGGGGCGTTGGCAGCACCACAGCTTCTTGGACAGCAGATAGGATTACCTCAGGCTGTTATGGCTGCACAGGCACCAGGTGTTATCACAG GTGTGACTCCAGTTCGTCCTCCCATACCCGTGATTCCCCAAGTTGGTCTAGTGAACCCGGTGCTCGCATCACCGCCTGTGCTGTCTAACCAAGCCGGCGGCTCGAACCaacaggagaagaaggaggagaaagaggagacgCTTCAGGATGGCACAGGCCAGGAGATGCTAAGTGACCAGGAGCACATGAGCATCTCGGGGAGCAGTGCCAGGCACATGGTGATGCAGAAGTTGCTCAGAAAATCCGAG TCCACGGTGATGGTGCTTCGAAACATGGTTGGACCAGAGGACATCGACGACGACCTGGAGGGCGAGGTGACGGAGGAGTGCGGGAAGTTTGGCACCGTCAACAGAGTCATCATCTACCAGGAGAAgcaaggagaggaggaagacgcAGACATCATAGTCAAAATCTTTGTAGAGTTTTCCGCCGCCTCCGAGATGAACAAAGCTATCCAAGCCCTGAACGACCGCTGGTTCGGAGGCCGTAAAGTTGTTGCAGAGGTGTATGACCAAGACCGTTTTAACAGCAGTGACCTTTCAGCATAA
- the LOC116712385 gene encoding poly(U)-binding-splicing factor PUF60 isoform X7: protein MENGQGTGSKLGLPPLTPEQQEALQRAKKYAMEQSIKSVLVKQTIAHQQQQLTNLQMAAVTMGFGDPLSPLQSVAAQRQRALAIMCRVYVGSIYYELGEDTIRQAFAPFGPIKSIDMSWDSVTMKHKGFAFVEYDVPEAAQLALEQMNSVMLGGRNIKVGRPSNIGQAQPIIDQLAEEARAYNRIYVASVHPDLSDDDIKSVFEAFGRIKSCTLARDPTSGRHRGFGFIEYEKPQSALDAVSSMNLFDLGGQYLRVGKAVTPPMPLLTPTTPGGLPPAAAVAAAAATAKITAQASINPFQRDLMAFQEAVAGASVLGALAAPQLLGQQIGLPQAVMAAQAPGVITGVTPVRPPIPVIPQVGLVNPVLASPPVLSNQAGGSNQQEKKEEKEETLQDGTGQEMLSDQEHMSISGSSARHMVMQKLLRKSESTVMVLRNMVGPEDIDDDLEGEVTEECGKFGTVNRVIIYQEKQGEEEDADIIVKIFVEFSAASEMNKAIQALNDRWFGGRKVVAEVYDQDRFNSSDLSA, encoded by the exons ATGGAGAATGGACAAGGCACAGGCTCCAAGCTTGGCCTACCGCCTCTTACCCCAGAGCAGCAGGAGGCACTACAAAGG GCGAAGAAGTATGCCATGGAACAAAGCATTAAGAGTGTGTTGGTGAAGCAGACCATtgcacatcagcagcagcagctcaccAATCTGCAG ATGGCAGCAGTGACAATGGGCTTTGGAGATCCTCTCTCACCTTTACAATCG GTGGCAGCTCAGCGGCAACGTGCGCTAGCGATCATGTGTCGGGTGTACGTGGGCTCCATATACTATGAGCTCGGAGAGGATACCATCAGACAAGCCTTTGCCCCCTTCGGTCCGATCAAGAGCATTGACATGTCTTGGGATTCGGTTACAATGAAGCATAAG GGCTTCGCCTTTGTGGAGTACGACGTGCCAGAAGCTGCTCAGCTAGCTCTGGAACAGATGAACTCGGTCATGTTAGGAGGGCGAAACATTAAG GTTGGGCGGCCAAGTAACATCGGTCAGGCGCAACCCATCATCGACCAGCTGGCAGAGGAGGCACGTGCCTACAACCGGATCTACGTAGCGTCAGTCCACCCGGACCTGTCGGACGACGACATCAAGAGCGTGTTTGAGGCCTTCGGAAGGATTAAATCGTGCACGTTAGCTAGAGACCCCACATCAGGGCGACACAGGGGCTTTGGCTTCATTG AGTATGAAAAGCCTCAGTCAGCCCTGGATGCGGTGTCCTCTATGAATCTTTTTGACCTGGGTGGTCAGTACTTGCGAGTCGGCAAAGCAGTGACTCCACCGATGCCGCTATTGACCCCCACAACCCCGGGTGGGCTGCCACCTGCTGCGGCTGTAGCTGCAGCGGCAGCTACGGCTAAGATAACGGCCCAGGCAAGTATAAATCCCTTCCAAAGGGATTTAATGGCCTTCCAG GAGGCGGTAGCTGGCGCGTCAGTTTTGGGGGCGTTGGCAGCACCACAGCTTCTTGGACAGCAGATAGGATTACCTCAGGCTGTTATGGCTGCACAGGCACCAGGTGTTATCACAG GTGTGACTCCAGTTCGTCCTCCCATACCCGTGATTCCCCAAGTTGGTCTAGTGAACCCGGTGCTCGCATCACCGCCTGTGCTGTCTAACCAAGCCGGCGGCTCGAACCaacaggagaagaaggaggagaaagaggagacgCTTCAGGATGGCACAGGCCAGGAGATGCTAAGTGACCAGGAGCACATGAGCATCTCGGGGAGCAGTGCCAGGCACATGGTGATGCAGAAGTTGCTCAGAAAATCCGAG TCCACGGTGATGGTGCTTCGAAACATGGTTGGACCAGAGGACATCGACGACGACCTGGAGGGCGAGGTGACGGAGGAGTGCGGGAAGTTTGGCACCGTCAACAGAGTCATCATCTACCAGGAGAAgcaaggagaggaggaagacgcAGACATCATAGTCAAAATCTTTGTAGAGTTTTCCGCCGCCTCCGAGATGAACAAAGCTATCCAAGCCCTGAACGACCGCTGGTTCGGAGGCCGTAAAGTTGTTGCAGAGGTGTATGACCAAGACCGTTTTAACAGCAGTGACCTTTCAGCATAA
- the LOC116712385 gene encoding poly(U)-binding-splicing factor PUF60 isoform X4, with amino-acid sequence MAVTNTAGGEALTMENGQGTGSKLGLPPLTPEQQEALQRAKKYAMEQSIKSVLVKQTIAHQQQQLTNLQMAAVTMGFGDPLSPLQSVAAQRQRALAIMCRVYVGSIYYELGEDTIRQAFAPFGPIKSIDMSWDSVTMKHKGFAFVEYDVPEAAQLALEQMNSVMLGGRNIKVGRPSNIGQAQPIIDQLAEEARAYNRIYVASVHPDLSDDDIKSVFEAFGRIKSCTLARDPTSGRHRGFGFIEYEKPQSALDAVSSMNLFDLGGQYLRVGKAVTPPMPLLTPTTPGGLPPAAAVAAAAATAKITAQAVAGASVLGALAAPQLLGQQIGLPQAVMAAQAPGVITGVTPVRPPIPVIPQVGLVNPVLASPPVLSNQAGGSNQQEKKEEKEETLQDGTGQEMLSDQEHMSISGSSARHMVMQKLLRKSESTVMVLRNMVGPEDIDDDLEGEVTEECGKFGTVNRVIIYQEKQGEEEDADIIVKIFVEFSAASEMNKAIQALNDRWFGGRKVVAEVYDQDRFNSSDLSA; translated from the exons ATGGCGGTTACGAACACTGCG GGAGGTGAAGCTCTGACGATGGAGAATGGACAAGGCACAGGCTCCAAGCTTGGCCTACCGCCTCTTACCCCAGAGCAGCAGGAGGCACTACAAAGG GCGAAGAAGTATGCCATGGAACAAAGCATTAAGAGTGTGTTGGTGAAGCAGACCATtgcacatcagcagcagcagctcaccAATCTGCAG ATGGCAGCAGTGACAATGGGCTTTGGAGATCCTCTCTCACCTTTACAATCG GTGGCAGCTCAGCGGCAACGTGCGCTAGCGATCATGTGTCGGGTGTACGTGGGCTCCATATACTATGAGCTCGGAGAGGATACCATCAGACAAGCCTTTGCCCCCTTCGGTCCGATCAAGAGCATTGACATGTCTTGGGATTCGGTTACAATGAAGCATAAG GGCTTCGCCTTTGTGGAGTACGACGTGCCAGAAGCTGCTCAGCTAGCTCTGGAACAGATGAACTCGGTCATGTTAGGAGGGCGAAACATTAAG GTTGGGCGGCCAAGTAACATCGGTCAGGCGCAACCCATCATCGACCAGCTGGCAGAGGAGGCACGTGCCTACAACCGGATCTACGTAGCGTCAGTCCACCCGGACCTGTCGGACGACGACATCAAGAGCGTGTTTGAGGCCTTCGGAAGGATTAAATCGTGCACGTTAGCTAGAGACCCCACATCAGGGCGACACAGGGGCTTTGGCTTCATTG AGTATGAAAAGCCTCAGTCAGCCCTGGATGCGGTGTCCTCTATGAATCTTTTTGACCTGGGTGGTCAGTACTTGCGAGTCGGCAAAGCAGTGACTCCACCGATGCCGCTATTGACCCCCACAACCCCGGGTGGGCTGCCACCTGCTGCGGCTGTAGCTGCAGCGGCAGCTACGGCTAAGATAACGGCCCAG GCGGTAGCTGGCGCGTCAGTTTTGGGGGCGTTGGCAGCACCACAGCTTCTTGGACAGCAGATAGGATTACCTCAGGCTGTTATGGCTGCACAGGCACCAGGTGTTATCACAG GTGTGACTCCAGTTCGTCCTCCCATACCCGTGATTCCCCAAGTTGGTCTAGTGAACCCGGTGCTCGCATCACCGCCTGTGCTGTCTAACCAAGCCGGCGGCTCGAACCaacaggagaagaaggaggagaaagaggagacgCTTCAGGATGGCACAGGCCAGGAGATGCTAAGTGACCAGGAGCACATGAGCATCTCGGGGAGCAGTGCCAGGCACATGGTGATGCAGAAGTTGCTCAGAAAATCCGAG TCCACGGTGATGGTGCTTCGAAACATGGTTGGACCAGAGGACATCGACGACGACCTGGAGGGCGAGGTGACGGAGGAGTGCGGGAAGTTTGGCACCGTCAACAGAGTCATCATCTACCAGGAGAAgcaaggagaggaggaagacgcAGACATCATAGTCAAAATCTTTGTAGAGTTTTCCGCCGCCTCCGAGATGAACAAAGCTATCCAAGCCCTGAACGACCGCTGGTTCGGAGGCCGTAAAGTTGTTGCAGAGGTGTATGACCAAGACCGTTTTAACAGCAGTGACCTTTCAGCATAA
- the LOC116712385 gene encoding poly(U)-binding-splicing factor PUF60 isoform X2 encodes MAVTNTAGGEALTMENGQGTGSKLGLPPLTPEQQEALQRAKKYAMEQSIKSVLVKQTIAHQQQQLTNLQMAAVTMGFGDPLSPLQSVAAQRQRALAIMCRVYVGSIYYELGEDTIRQAFAPFGPIKSIDMSWDSVTMKHKGFAFVEYDVPEAAQLALEQMNSVMLGGRNIKVGRPSNIGQAQPIIDQLAEEARAYNRIYVASVHPDLSDDDIKSVFEAFGRIKSCTLARDPTSGRHRGFGFIEYEKPQSALDAVSSMNLFDLGGQYLRVGKAVTPPMPLLTPTTPGGLPPAAAVAAAAATAKITAQASINPFQRDLMAFQAVAGASVLGALAAPQLLGQQIGLPQAVMAAQAPGVITGVTPVRPPIPVIPQVGLVNPVLASPPVLSNQAGGSNQQEKKEEKEETLQDGTGQEMLSDQEHMSISGSSARHMVMQKLLRKSESTVMVLRNMVGPEDIDDDLEGEVTEECGKFGTVNRVIIYQEKQGEEEDADIIVKIFVEFSAASEMNKAIQALNDRWFGGRKVVAEVYDQDRFNSSDLSA; translated from the exons ATGGCGGTTACGAACACTGCG GGAGGTGAAGCTCTGACGATGGAGAATGGACAAGGCACAGGCTCCAAGCTTGGCCTACCGCCTCTTACCCCAGAGCAGCAGGAGGCACTACAAAGG GCGAAGAAGTATGCCATGGAACAAAGCATTAAGAGTGTGTTGGTGAAGCAGACCATtgcacatcagcagcagcagctcaccAATCTGCAG ATGGCAGCAGTGACAATGGGCTTTGGAGATCCTCTCTCACCTTTACAATCG GTGGCAGCTCAGCGGCAACGTGCGCTAGCGATCATGTGTCGGGTGTACGTGGGCTCCATATACTATGAGCTCGGAGAGGATACCATCAGACAAGCCTTTGCCCCCTTCGGTCCGATCAAGAGCATTGACATGTCTTGGGATTCGGTTACAATGAAGCATAAG GGCTTCGCCTTTGTGGAGTACGACGTGCCAGAAGCTGCTCAGCTAGCTCTGGAACAGATGAACTCGGTCATGTTAGGAGGGCGAAACATTAAG GTTGGGCGGCCAAGTAACATCGGTCAGGCGCAACCCATCATCGACCAGCTGGCAGAGGAGGCACGTGCCTACAACCGGATCTACGTAGCGTCAGTCCACCCGGACCTGTCGGACGACGACATCAAGAGCGTGTTTGAGGCCTTCGGAAGGATTAAATCGTGCACGTTAGCTAGAGACCCCACATCAGGGCGACACAGGGGCTTTGGCTTCATTG AGTATGAAAAGCCTCAGTCAGCCCTGGATGCGGTGTCCTCTATGAATCTTTTTGACCTGGGTGGTCAGTACTTGCGAGTCGGCAAAGCAGTGACTCCACCGATGCCGCTATTGACCCCCACAACCCCGGGTGGGCTGCCACCTGCTGCGGCTGTAGCTGCAGCGGCAGCTACGGCTAAGATAACGGCCCAGGCAAGTATAAATCCCTTCCAAAGGGATTTAATGGCCTTCCAG GCGGTAGCTGGCGCGTCAGTTTTGGGGGCGTTGGCAGCACCACAGCTTCTTGGACAGCAGATAGGATTACCTCAGGCTGTTATGGCTGCACAGGCACCAGGTGTTATCACAG GTGTGACTCCAGTTCGTCCTCCCATACCCGTGATTCCCCAAGTTGGTCTAGTGAACCCGGTGCTCGCATCACCGCCTGTGCTGTCTAACCAAGCCGGCGGCTCGAACCaacaggagaagaaggaggagaaagaggagacgCTTCAGGATGGCACAGGCCAGGAGATGCTAAGTGACCAGGAGCACATGAGCATCTCGGGGAGCAGTGCCAGGCACATGGTGATGCAGAAGTTGCTCAGAAAATCCGAG TCCACGGTGATGGTGCTTCGAAACATGGTTGGACCAGAGGACATCGACGACGACCTGGAGGGCGAGGTGACGGAGGAGTGCGGGAAGTTTGGCACCGTCAACAGAGTCATCATCTACCAGGAGAAgcaaggagaggaggaagacgcAGACATCATAGTCAAAATCTTTGTAGAGTTTTCCGCCGCCTCCGAGATGAACAAAGCTATCCAAGCCCTGAACGACCGCTGGTTCGGAGGCCGTAAAGTTGTTGCAGAGGTGTATGACCAAGACCGTTTTAACAGCAGTGACCTTTCAGCATAA